A window from Hemibagrus wyckioides isolate EC202008001 linkage group LG19, SWU_Hwy_1.0, whole genome shotgun sequence encodes these proteins:
- the LOC131370029 gene encoding NLR family CARD domain-containing protein 3-like, producing the protein MELLQFCFMETTETEMSSLVKVLFIFDGLDECRFPLDFQNTVRVCDVTESASVPVLLINLIKGNLLPSALIWITSRPAAAECVHRVTEIRGFNDPQKEEYFRKRISDQSLANNIITHLKSLRSLYIMCHIPVFCWISATVLERMLGEAESGEIPKTLTQMYTHFLIIQTNIIREKYSKKQESDEEMLLKLGQLAFQQLKKGNLIFYEEDLRECGIDVTEAAVYSGVCTQIFREEFGLHQSKVYCFVHLSIQELLCHSLGAAALRICFGATGQC; encoded by the coding sequence ATGGAGCTCCTTCAGTTCTGTTTTATGGAAACAACAGAAACTGAAATGTCCAGTTTGGTAaaggttctgttcatttttgacgGATTGGACGAGTGTCGTTTTCCTCTAGATttccagaacacagtgagagtgtgtgatgtaactgaATCAGCATCAGTGCCGGTGCTGCTGATAAACCTGATTAAagggaatctgcttccctctgctctcatcTGGATCACCTCCCGACCAGCAGCAGCTGAGTGTGTGCATCGAGTCACAGAGATACGAGGGTTCAATGACCCTCAGAaggaggagtatttcaggaagaggatcagtgatcagagcctggccaataacatcatcacacacctgaagtcattaagaagcctctacatcatgtgccacatcccggtcttctgctggatttcagccactgttctagagagaatgttgggtgaagcagagagtggagagatccccaagactctgactcaaatgtacacacacttcctcatcattcagacaaacatcataAGAGAAAAATACTCAAAGAAGCaggagagtgatgaagaaatGCTTCTTAAACTGGGACAACTGGCTtttcagcagctgaagaaagggaacctgatcttctatgaggaagacctgagagagtgtggcattgatgtgacagaagcagcagtgtactcaggtgtgtgtacacagatcttcagagaggagtttgggctTCACCAGAGTAAAGTGTACTGCTTTGTACATCTGAGCATTCAGGAGCTCCTGTGTCACTCACTAGGAGCTGCTGCTTTAAGAATCTGCTTTGGGGCAACGGGGCAATGCTAA